One Candidatus Goldiibacteriota bacterium genomic window, CTTAAAACCTGAATAATCTTTACCCTTGAAGGGTGGGAAAGCGCTTTAAACTGTTCCGCCTGCATTTCATACATTGTCATATACGGCCTCCTTGTTATTTGTATAACAATTATACATATAACTGTATAATTGTCAACCGCTTTAAACCGTAATTGCCCGCGGCGCCCGGGAGGCCGTTTTTTTTTATTATTATCTATAAATCATTGAACTTTTTCTTCTATAGTATATAATTATTACATATTACTTAAAGGAAGGTTACAAAATGACTTATGAAATTAAAAAATACGGAGAACCGGTTTTAAAAAAGAAAGCCGAACCGGTGACAGAATTTGGCGAGGATTTAAAAAAGATTTTTGATGACATGCTGGAAACCATGTACGCTTTTAACGGAGTGGGCCTTGCCGCCAACCAGGTGGGCATCTTAAAACAAATGCTTGTGATTGACACTTCGCGCGATGAAGACCGCGTATTGTTATATCTGGCTAATCCGGTTATCACCTCTGTTTCAAAAGATAAAGTGACATTTGAAGAAGGATGCTTAAGTTTCCCGGGCATTTTTGAAAAAGTTGACAGGCCCGCCAGAGTCACGGTCAGCGCGTTTGACCCGTATGGCAAACCCTTAAAAATAGAGGCGGAAGGCTTTCTTGCCATAGTGCTTCAGCATGAAATTGACCATTTAAACGGGGTGGTTTTTATTGACCGCATGTCCCCTGCAAGAAAACTTATGCACGGAAAAGAACTTAAAGAGATAAAAAAAGAAACCCAAAAAAAGGCAAAACTTAAATGAACATAGTTTTTTTCGGAACTCCCGAATTCGCGGTTCCCGCTTTAAAAGCCGCAGCCGCGGCCGGCCATAAAATTCTTTTCGCGGTTTCACAGCCTGACCGCCCCGCAGGCAGAAAGCAGGAAATACTCCCCACCCCCGTTAAAAAAGCCGCCATTGAGCTTTCAATACCGGTATTACAGCCGGAAAAAGTAAAATCTCCCGGATTTATGGAACAGTATCTAAAATCAAAACCTGACCTGAACCTTATCGCGGCTTTTGGGCAGATACTTCCCGATGAAATAATATACCATCCAAAATTTCACAGCATAAATATTCACGCTTCGCTGCTTCCCAGGTGGCGCGGCGCGGCGCCTATAAACGCCGCCATAATGGCCGGAGATAAAGAAACCGGGGTAAGCTACCAGTTTATAGATAAG contains:
- the def gene encoding peptide deformylase; the protein is MTYEIKKYGEPVLKKKAEPVTEFGEDLKKIFDDMLETMYAFNGVGLAANQVGILKQMLVIDTSRDEDRVLLYLANPVITSVSKDKVTFEEGCLSFPGIFEKVDRPARVTVSAFDPYGKPLKIEAEGFLAIVLQHEIDHLNGVVFIDRMSPARKLMHGKELKEIKKETQKKAKLK